The proteins below are encoded in one region of candidate division WOR-3 bacterium:
- the purE gene encoding 5-(carboxyamino)imidazole ribonucleotide mutase — translation MVNKRPLVAVVMGSENDLDTMREAVSVLAEFGVPCEVEVISAHRTPDRCRAFARQAQRQGIKVIIAGAGKAAHLAGVIASHTTLPVIGVPLDSGLLGLDAVLSTVQMPRGVPVAAMSLGKSGAANAGLFAVAILALSDPELARRLVGHRRRQSVAVIRQSRQVKHDLKKKVGPRPA, via the coding sequence ATGGTCAACAAACGACCTCTGGTAGCGGTCGTCATGGGTAGCGAAAATGACCTTGATACGATGAGGGAGGCGGTGTCCGTGCTAGCCGAGTTTGGTGTACCTTGCGAGGTCGAGGTTATATCTGCGCACCGGACACCGGACCGGTGCCGTGCTTTCGCCCGGCAGGCGCAACGCCAGGGCATCAAGGTCATCATTGCCGGGGCAGGTAAGGCTGCGCATTTGGCCGGAGTGATCGCAAGCCATACGACTCTGCCAGTAATCGGCGTGCCCTTGGATTCTGGACTTCTGGGCCTGGACGCGGTGCTGTCCACGGTGCAGATGCCGCGCGGGGTTCCGGTGGCGGCCATGTCTTTAGGCAAATCCGGGGCGGCCAATGCTGGGCTGTTTGCGGTTGCGATACTTGCACTTTCTGACCCTGAGCTGGCCCGCCGACTGGTCGGGCATCGGCGTCGGCAGTCGGTGGCGGTTATCCGACAGTCAAGACAGGTGAAACATGACCTGAAGAAGAAGGTCGGTCCGAGGCCGGCCTAG